The Muntiacus reevesi chromosome 7, mMunRee1.1, whole genome shotgun sequence genome includes a region encoding these proteins:
- the LOC136172572 gene encoding olfactory receptor 11H6-like, producing the protein MLGPRDNLEEKSCLAESFLIPEAPEGTYWAPGAAPCEEELPCWFLSHPVTLSWFGRTRAAPDTLTFTKRLFLGGKKMKNPGGTNHSDPVSEFILLGFPCTWEVQIFLFSLFSVIYVLTLTGNLCIICAVWWDHHLHTPMYILLANFSFLEMWYVTSTVPNMLANFLSETKTISFSGCFLQFYFFFSTGGTETFFLSAMAFDRYLAICRPLHYPTVMTVQRCIRMGACCWLCGFLYFLLPIHLISQLPFHCLNKIDHFLCDPGPLIKLSCVPAPATEIICATFNSVLIFSTLLFITSSYTLVIRAVLRVPSAEGRHKAFSTCGSHLAVVSLFYGSIMIVYVSPTAGNSAEIQKYVTLSYIVLTPLFNPLIYSLRNKEMKEALRNLFKTVRFSQKHERNL; encoded by the exons atgCTGGGCCCCCGGGACAACCTTGAGgagaagagctgccttgcagagtCCTTTCTCATCCCAGAGGCTCCTGAGGGGACATACTGGGCCCCCGGGGCAGCCCCGTgtgaggaagagctgccttgctgGTTCCTCTCTCATCCTGTGACCTTGTCATGGTTTGGGCGCACCCGGGCAGCTCCCGACActctcactttcaccaagaggctct ttttaggaggaaaaaaaatgaaaaacccagGAGGAACTAATCACTCTGACCCTGTGAGTGAATTCATTCTTCTTGGATTCCCTTGCACCTGGGAGGTTCAGATCTTCCTCTTCTCACTCTTCTCTGTGATCTATGTATTGACACTAACTGGAAATTTGTGCATTATCTGTGCAGTGTGGTGGGACCACcatctccacacccccatgtacatCCTGCTGGCCAATTTCTCCTTCCTGGAGATGTGGTATGTCACTTCTACAGTCCCCAATATGCTAGCCAACTTTCTCTCTGAGACCAAGaccatctccttctctggctGCTTCCTCCAGTTCTACTTCTTCTTCTCCACAGGTGGTACTGAAACCTTCTTCTTGTCTGCCATGGCCTTTGACAGGTACCTTGCCATCTGCAGGCCCCTTCACTACCCCACTGTCATGACGGTGCAACGCTGCATCAGAATGGGAGCCTGCTGCTGGCTGTGTGGCTTCTTGTACTTCCTCTTGCCTATTCACCTAATCTCTCAGCTCCCATTTCATTGTCTCAATAAGATTGATCATTTCCTATGTGACCCAGGACCCCTTATAAAGCTGTCCTGTGTGCCAGCCCCTGCCACTGAAATCATTTGTGCCACTTTTAACTCAGTCCTCATTTTCTCTACCTTACTCTTCATTACCAGCTCCTACACCCTGGTTATCAGGGCTGTGCTTAGGGTGCCCTCAGCAGAAGGTCGACATAAGGCCTTCTCTACTTGTGGATCCCATCTGGCTGTGGTGTCCCTGTTTTATGGTTCCATCATGATTGTATATGTGAGCCCAACAGCAGGCAATTCAGCAGAGATTCAAAAATACGTGACTTTGTCCTATATTGTGTTAACTCCGTTATTCAACCCTTTGATCTATAGTCTCCGAAATAAGGAGATGAAGGAGGCACTGAGAAACTTATTTAAGACAGTAAGATTTAGTCAAAAGCATGAAAGAAATCTCTGA
- the LOC136172062 gene encoding olfactory receptor 11H12-like, protein MNISEPDSRFVVVREFILLGFSSEWKIQSLLFSLFLTVYALTLTGNGVIICALWCDQRLHIPMYIFLGSFSFLEIWYVSSTVPKMLVNLLSDKKTISFVGCFLQFYFFSSLGATECLHLTVMAFDRYLAICHSLHYLNIMTGHLCAEQVLICWVCGFLWFLIPIVLISRMPFCGPNIIDHVVCDPGPLFALACVSAPKTQLLCYSLSSIIIFGNFLFILGSYTLVLTAVLRMPSATGRQKAFSTCGSHLAVVSLFYGSLMVMYVSPGLRHSAGMQKVATLFYAMVTPFFNPLIYSLRNKEIKTALRRVLGSFNII, encoded by the coding sequence ATGAACATCTCTGAGCCAGATTCCCGCTTTGTCGTTGTAAGAGAATTTATACTCCTAGGTTTTTCTTCTGAGTGGAAGATTCAGAGCCTCCTCTTCTCACTCTTTCTTACAGTATATGCTCTGACCTTAACAGGGAACGGGGTCATTATTTGTGCTTTATGGTGTGACCAGCGACTCCACATCCCCATGTACATATTCCTGGGGAGTTTCTCCTTTCTAGAGATCTGGTATGTCTCCTCTACAGTCCCCAAGATGTTGGTCAACCTTCTCTCAGATAAAAAGACCATCTCCTTTGTTGGATGTTTCCTacaattctatttcttttcttccttgggaGCAACTGAATGCTTGCATTTGACTGTTATGGCCTTTGATCGGTACCTTGCTATCTGCCATTCCTTGCACTACCTTAATATCATGACTGGGCATCTCTGTGCCGAACAGGTCCTTATCTGCTGGGTCTGTGGATTTCTGTGGTTCCTGATTCCCATTGTTCTCATTTCTCGGATGCCCTTCTGTGGACCAAACATCATTGACCATGTTGTATGTGACCCAGGGCCACTGTTTGCATTGGCATGTGTCTCTGCCCCCAAAACCCAATTGCTTTGCTACAGTCTAAGCTCAATAATTATCTTTGGGAACTTCCTCTTCATCCTTGGGTCCTACACTCTTGTCCTAACAGCTGTGTTGCGTATGCCTTCAGCTACTGGGAGAcagaaagccttctccacctgtgggtCTCATTTGGCTGTGGTATCCCTGTTCTATGGCTCTCTCATGGTCATGTATGTGAGCCCAGGGCTCAGACATTCTGCTGGGATGCAGAAAGTTGCAACTTTGTTCTATGCTATGGTGACCCCATTCTTCAACCCCCTCATTTATAGCCTCCGGAATAAGGAGATAAAGACAGCCCTGAGAAGAGTCCTGGGGAGTTTCAATATAATATAA
- the LOC136172573 gene encoding olfactory receptor 11H6-like: MNISESASHSESVREFILLGFPCSREIQVILFMFFSIIYLLTLKGNGAIICAVCWDQHLHTPMYILLGNFAFLEIWYVNSTVPNTLINFLSESKAISFTGCFLQLYFFFSMGSTECFFLSAMSFDRYFAICHPLHYATVMTGRRCFSLAIACWVCGLLWYLVPVILISRLPFCGPNAIDHFVCDSGPLLTLSCAPAPMSKLTSYTLSSLIILLSFLFILISYALVLLAVLWLPSASRRQKAFSICGSYLTVVLLFYGTIMVMHVSPGSSHFTSLPKIMTLFYAMVTPLINPLIYSLRSKDMKKALRKVLEKFKISLKVFGSRRRRNVG, from the coding sequence ATGAACATCTCCGAATCAGCATCCCATTCTGAATCAGTGCGTGAATTCATCCTTCTGGGTTTCCCTTGCAGCAGGGAGATTCAGGTCATTCTGTTTATGTTCTTCTCCATCATCTACCTCCTGACTCTCAAGGGAAACGGAGCCATCATCTGTGCTGTGTGTTGGGACCAGcatctccacacccccatgtacatCCTGCTGGGGAATTTTGCATTCCTGGAGATCTGGTATGTCAACTCCACTGTTCCCAACACACTGATCAACTTCCTCTCTGAGAGCAAGGCCATCTCTTTCACTGGTTGCTTCCTTcagctatattttttcttttccatgggctCCACTGAGTGCTTCTTTCTCTCAGCAATGTCGTTTGATCGATACTTTGCCATCTGCCATCCTCTGCATTATGCCACAGTTATGACTGGTAGACGTTGTTTCAGCCTAGCGATTGCTTGTTGGGTATGTGGCCTTCTCTGGTATCTGGTGCCTGTTATTCTCATTTCCCGACTGCCTTTCTGTGGTCCTAATGCAATTGACCACTTTGTATGTGACTCAGGCCCATTGCTGACCCTTTCATGTGCTCCTGCTCCCATGTCCAAGCTCACCAGCTATACTCTAAGCTCCCTCATCATCCTCCTTAGCTTCCTTTTCATTCTCATCTCTTATGCCCTGGTTCTACTTGCTGTTCTTTGGTTGCCCTCTGCATCCAGGCGGCAGAAGGCCTTTTCCATCTGTGGGTCCTATTTGACTGTGGTGCTGCTATTCTACGGGACCATTATGGTGATGCATGTGAGCCCTGGATCCAGCCACTTCACCTCGTTGCCGAAAATCATGACCTTGTTCTATGCCATGGTGACTCCACTCATCAACCCTTTGATTTACAGCCTCAGGAGTAAGGATATGAAAAAAGCTCTCAGGAAAGTTctggaaaagtttaaaatttctttaaaagtcttTGGCAGCAGGCGCAGGAGAAATGTGGGATAA
- the LOC136172574 gene encoding LOW QUALITY PROTEIN: olfactory receptor 4Q3-like (The sequence of the model RefSeq protein was modified relative to this genomic sequence to represent the inferred CDS: inserted 1 base in 1 codon), with product MEKENDSKVTEFVLLGLSSSLELQLFLFLIFLLFYMAIVLGNLLIVVTVRADTHLLQSPMYYFLGHLSFIDLCLSCVTVPKMLGDFLREGKIISFSGCLAQIYFLHFLGASEMFLLTAMAYDRYVAICNPLHYLTIMSCQLCFWIVFACWCGGFVHSVTQVTLVIQLPFCGPNRLDNFYCDVPQVVKLACTDTYVVEVLMVSNSGLLSLVCFLALLVSYAAILVTLRTRFRQGQSRALSTCASHLTVVSLIFGPCVFIYLRPFCSFSVDKVFSVFYTVITPMLNPLIYTLRNTDMKTAMKKLRXKTCDILLPCQRMNREREEI from the exons atggaaaaagaaaatgattctaaGGTGACAGAATTTGTTCTTCTGGGTCTATCATCATCCTTGGAGCTGCAGCTatttctcttcttaatatttctgttgttttacatGGCCATTGTCCTGGGAAACCTCTTGATAGTGGTAACAGTGCGAGCTGATACTCACCTGCTCCAATCACCTATGTACTATTTTTTGGGCCACCTGTCTTTCATTGACCTATGCCTGAGCTGTGTTACCGTGCCCAAGATGTTAGGAGATTTCCTACGGGAGGGCaagatcatttctttttcaggatgtctggcccaGATCTACTTCCTGCACTTTCTGGGAGCCAGTGAGATGTTTCTGCTGACAGCCATGGCCTACGATAGGTATGTTGCCATATGTAATCCTTTGCACTACCTGACAATCATGAGCTGCCAGCTCTGCTTTTGGATCGTTTTCGCCTGTTGGTGTGGGGGTTTTGTCCACTCTGTCACACAGGTCACACTGGTCATTCAACTGCCCTTCTGTGGGCCCAATAGACTTGACAACTTCTACTGTGACGTCCCACAGGTCGTCAAGCTGGCCTGCACAGACACGTATGTAGTAGAGGTGCTGATGGTCTCCAACAGCGGTCTGTTGTCTCTTGTCTGTTTCTTGGCCTTGCTCGTCTCTTATGCTGCCATCCTGGTCACCCTGAGAACTCGCTTCCGCCAGGGCCAGAGCAGAGCACTCTCCACCTGTGCCTCCCACCTAACAGTGGTCAGTCTGATCTTTGGGCCGTGTGTATTCATCTACCTGAGACCTTTCTGCAGCTTCTCTGTGGACAAGGTTTTCTCTGTCTTCTACACAGTGATCACACCTATGTTGAACCCCCTCATTTATACTCTCAGAAACACTGATATGAAGACAGCCATGAAGAAGCTGA AAAAAACATGTGACATCCTGCTGCCATGTCAAAGAATgaacagggagagagaggagatttAG